The Humulus lupulus chromosome 4, drHumLupu1.1, whole genome shotgun sequence genome has a window encoding:
- the LOC133833113 gene encoding zeatin O-glucosyltransferase-like, translated as MATTDHHLKDSSSSSPSSVVVVMVPLLAQSHLNHLLQLSHVVSSYNIPVHYVSSTLHNSQVKSRSINPLRELTKIHFHNFPLIRTTPLPPNLCSGIKLSETVKLLREPVAALLRSLSSNVKRLVVVHDVLMTSVVQDFVSLPNAEAYAVNCGSVFPMFTYAFAAIGQYDIIPIKNIPSVESCYTHEFYEFIKHEFKQMKSQVGQLHNSCKAIEGSFLEHVANYVLKGEKKIWAVGPLHQTTVFKEARDDDKCLLGWLDKQEPNSVLYISFGTTTTFSEEKIKEIALGLEQSGVKFMWVLRDEDRLDSFSNGYEGELSKLPSGFEERMRGKGMGMVVTKWVCQVEILGHKSIGGFMSHCGWNSCMESISMGVPIAAWPMEFDQPVNALLLTEVLKVGVAVMEWGQRDELVTSSMIDRAVRTLMASEEGGEIRKRAEELGAEVRKSTAEGGVTRMEWHSFIAHITR; from the coding sequence ATGGCGACTACTGATCACCACCTCAAAGATTCATCAAGCTCATCACCATCATCAGTTGTGGTAGTGATGGTTCCATTATTAGCTCAAAGCCACCTCAACCACCTCCTTCAACTCTCCCATGTCGTTTCCTCATACAACATCCCTGTCCACTACGTTAGCTCTACTCTCCACAATTCTCAAGTCAAGTCTCGATCCATAAACCCTCTTAGAGAATTAACAAAAATCCATTTTCATAACTTCCCATTAATCCGAACTACACCATTACCACCCAACCTCTGCTCCGGAATAAAGTTATCCGAAACCGTCAAGCTCCTCCGCGAGCCAGTCGCTGCACTTCTCCGATCACTCTCGTCAAACGTGAAACGACTTGTCGTTGTTCATGATGTTCTGATGACTTCAGTGGTTCAAGATTTTGTTTCTCTACCAAACGCAGAAGCCTATGCTGTCAATTGTGGCTCTGTTTTCCCAATGTTCACCTACGCGTTCGCTGCCATAGGACAGTACGACATCATCCCAATAAAGAATATTCCCTCTGTGGAATCTTGTTACACTCATGAGTTCTATGAATTTATAAAACATGAGTTTAAACAGATGAAAAGTCAGGTTGGTCAGCTCCACAACTCTTGTAAGGCTATTGAAGGCTCTTTCCTCGAACATGTAGCAAACTACGTACTCAAAGGAGAGAAGAAGATTTGGGCAGTGGGGCCCTTGCACCAAACGACAGTCTTTAAGGAGGCCAGGGATGATGACAAGTGCTTATTGGGGTGGCTAGACAAACAAGAGCCCAACAGTGTCTTGTATATATCTTTTGGAACAACTACTACTTTTTCTGAGGAGAAGATCAAAGAGATTGCTCTTGGTTTGGAGCAGAGTGGGGTAAAGTTTATGTGGGTGTTGAGAGATGAAGATAGATTAGATAGTTTCAGCAATGGATACGAGGGTGAGCTATCTAAACTTCCAAGTGGGTTTGAGGAAAGAATGAGGGGAAAGGGAATGGGAATGGTGGTGACGAAATGGGTGTGCCAAGTGGAGATTTTAGGGCACAAATCCATAGGTGGGTTTATGAGTCATTGTGGATGGAACTCATGCATGGAAAGCATAAGTATGGGAGTGCCTATAGCAGCATGGCCCATGGAATTTGATCAACCTGTGAATGCTCTCTTACTTACGGAAGTTCTCAAAGTGGGTGTGGCTGTTATGGAATGGGGTCAGAGAGATGAGTTGGTGACTTCATCCATGATTGACAGAGCTGTGAGGACATTAATGGCCTCAGAGGAAGGTGGTGAGATCAGAAAGAGGGCTGAGGAGTTGGGTGCTGAAGTTAGAAAGTCTACAGCTGAAGGAGGAGTCACTCGTATGGAATGGCATTCTTTCATTGCCCATATAACGAGATAG